A part of Onthophagus taurus isolate NC chromosome 7, IU_Otau_3.0, whole genome shotgun sequence genomic DNA contains:
- the LOC111423774 gene encoding CDK-activating kinase assembly factor MAT1, protein MDDSVCPRCRTSKFQNPSMKMMVNVCGHGLCESCVDLLFLKGAGSCPECRIPLRRNNFRVQLFEDPGIEKEVDIRKRVLRDFNKKEEDFNSPREYNDYLEEIETIIFNLTNDIDVVNTNKKIEQHKRDNREQILKNKNKLGRDEYELEELLELEKHQEEIRRNEVKMEEIEAKKKKIREKEALIDELMFSTGNAKSIVETFVQSVKESKEETKIPQKVTKFSTGIQLGRQQNTFIPIPTDEGPLFVYKAPTFQNDGPKLPSDDQICKDGYLTHIRSELEQERAGGFKAKIACSRALQDALSGLYHSKKTPIS, encoded by the exons atgGATGATAGTGTGTGTCCAAGATGCAGGACATCAAAATTCCAAAACCCCTCAATGAAAATGATGGTAAATGTATGTGGCCATGGACTTTGCGAGAGTTGTGTGGACCTATTATTCTTAAAAg GTGCTGGTTCTTGCCCTGAATGTAGAATACCCCTTCGTAGAAACAACTTTCGCGTACAACTTTTCGAAGATCCAGGAATTGAGAAGGAAGTAGATATACGAAAAAGGGTTCTTcgggattttaataaaaaagaggAAGACTTTAATTCTCCCAGAGAGTACAATGATTATCTTGAAGAAATagaaacgattatttttaaccTTACAAACGATATTGATGTAGtgaatacaaataaaaaaattgaacaacATAAAAGGGACAACAGGGAACagatacttaaaaataaaaataaattagggCGAGATGAATATGAATTGGAAGAATTATTGGAGTTGGAAAAACACCAAGAAGAAATTCGTAGGAATGAAGTGAAAATGGAagaaattgaagctaaaaaaaagaaaatcagaGAAAAGGAAGCATTAATCGATGAACTAATGTTTTCCACTGGTAATGCGAAAAGTATTGTTGAAACTTTTGTTCAAAGTGTTAAAGAAAGTAAAGAGGAGACTAAAATACCCCAAAAAGTTACTAAATTCTCAACTGGAATTCAACTTGGAAGACAACAAAATACATTTATACCCATACCTACCGACGAGGGACctctttttgtttataaagcaCCAACATTCCAAAACGATGGTCCTAAATTACCATCAGATGATCAAATTTGTAAAGATGGTTATTTAACTCACATTCGCTCTGAATTAGAACAGGAACGAGCGGGAggatttaaagcaaaaatcgCTTGCTCAAGAGCTTTACAAGATGCATTATCTGGACTTTATCACTCAAAGAAAACACCAATAAGTTAA
- the LOC111423775 gene encoding ras-like protein 2 encodes MSKLGDKQNYSQTYKLVIVGGGGVGKSAITLQFIQSYFVTDYDPTIEDSYTKQCVIDDIPAKLDILDTAGQEEFSAMREQYMRSGEGFLLVFSVTEKSSFEEIYKFHKQILRVKDRDEFPMLMVGNKIDLESQRVVWQEEAQALARNLKIPYMECSAKMRMNVDNAFYELVRVVRKFQASERPPIDPTLKEKSKKKCCIL; translated from the exons ATGTCGAAGTTAGGTGATAAACAGAATTATTCGCAAACTTACAAACTAGTTATAGTCGGAGGTGGTGGTGTTGGAAAATCAGCGATAACCCTACAATTTATTCAG agTTATTTTGTAACAGATTATGACCCAACGATAGAAGATTCATACACAAAACAATGCGTGATAGACGATATACCAGCAAAATTAGATA TTTTAGATACAGCTGGGCAAGAAGAATTCAGTGCAATGCGAGAACAATACATGCGATCGGGTGAAGGatttttattagtattttcaGTCACGGAAAAATCTAGTTTCGAAGAAATctataaatttcataaacaaaTTCTTAGAGTTAAAGATAGAGATGAGTTTCCAATGTTAATGGTTGGAAATaag attgatTTAGAATCACAAAGAGTTGTTTGGCAAGAAGAAGCTCAAGCTTTGgcgagaaatttaaaaattccttataTGGAATGTAGTGCAAAAATGCGAATGAACGTCGATAACGCTTTTTACGAGTTGGTCAGGGTCGTGCGGAAGTTTCAAGCTTCTGAACGGCCCCCAATAGACCCTACTCTTAAAGAGAAAAGCAAAAAGAAGTGttgtattttgtaa